Proteins co-encoded in one Leptospira levettii genomic window:
- the kdpA gene encoding potassium-transporting ATPase subunit KdpA, with protein sequence MVELLYFPFYIGLLILVSPFFGYYMAFILNANVLPGEGILNRFLYSGEPTNQNAKQYLQSLVWFHLLGGAFLFLMLRYQNVLPLNAMKIEGMDWDLALNTTISFITNTNWQAYSGESQLSYFSQMVGLTPQNFLSAGVGISVLAFVSRALVSSSEQKFGNFWQDLFRSTFYILLPVSILVAILLISQGVIQTLREPISLLGTDYQPIPLGPAASQIAIKQIGTNGGGYFGVNSAHPFENPTPISNLIEMFSILFIPASCVFLYGKITNSFRHAWVVFFVMLSLLILGFFAVFFSEWNHPGFWEGKETRFSLTESSLWLSITSAASNGSVNSMHDSYSPLAGGVAIFQIMLGEIIFGGVGAGMYGMVLFLILTVFLSGLMTGRTPEYFGKKIGSYEIKWTLFGILAPTVCILIGTTITIFLNSGFTAKGPHALSQILYAFSSASGNNGSAFAGFGADTMWGNLSLGFCMFVGRFSVIYAVIMVAASLGSKITTKSSEGNFRLDTVLFGVLSFSVIVIVCGLSFFPVLALGPILEELLMRSGIFF encoded by the coding sequence ATGGTAGAATTACTCTATTTTCCTTTTTACATTGGGTTACTGATTTTAGTTTCACCATTTTTCGGTTATTACATGGCCTTCATTTTGAATGCAAACGTTTTGCCTGGTGAAGGTATTTTGAATCGATTCCTTTACTCCGGTGAACCAACTAACCAAAATGCCAAACAATATTTGCAGAGTTTAGTTTGGTTTCATCTACTAGGTGGGGCATTCCTATTTTTGATGTTACGATACCAAAATGTTTTACCTCTGAATGCGATGAAAATCGAAGGTATGGATTGGGACTTGGCTCTGAACACTACCATTTCCTTTATTACGAATACCAATTGGCAAGCTTATTCGGGAGAGAGCCAACTCAGTTACTTTTCACAAATGGTTGGCCTTACACCTCAGAATTTTTTGAGTGCTGGTGTTGGGATTTCTGTATTAGCGTTTGTGAGCCGGGCATTGGTTTCTTCTTCTGAACAAAAGTTTGGAAACTTTTGGCAAGATTTGTTTCGTTCTACATTTTATATCCTTCTTCCCGTATCGATCCTTGTTGCGATTCTTTTGATCTCACAAGGAGTCATCCAAACTTTGAGGGAACCGATTTCTCTTCTGGGAACAGACTACCAACCGATCCCACTTGGTCCTGCTGCATCACAAATCGCGATCAAACAAATTGGAACCAATGGTGGAGGATACTTTGGAGTGAATAGTGCACATCCATTTGAAAATCCAACACCAATCTCTAATTTGATCGAAATGTTTTCGATTCTCTTTATCCCTGCTTCCTGTGTATTTTTGTATGGAAAGATTACCAATTCCTTCAGACATGCATGGGTTGTATTTTTTGTTATGCTGAGTTTGCTCATTTTAGGTTTTTTTGCCGTATTCTTTTCCGAATGGAATCACCCAGGATTTTGGGAAGGAAAGGAAACTCGGTTTTCATTAACGGAATCTTCCTTATGGTTATCGATTACGTCTGCAGCATCGAACGGTTCTGTCAATTCGATGCATGATAGTTATTCTCCGTTAGCTGGCGGAGTTGCTATATTCCAGATTATGTTAGGTGAAATTATCTTTGGTGGGGTTGGTGCAGGCATGTATGGAATGGTTCTTTTCCTCATCCTTACCGTATTTTTATCAGGTCTCATGACAGGAAGAACACCAGAATATTTTGGTAAAAAAATCGGAAGTTATGAAATCAAATGGACCTTGTTTGGAATCTTAGCACCAACCGTTTGTATTTTGATCGGAACAACGATTACTATTTTTTTGAACTCTGGTTTTACCGCAAAAGGCCCCCATGCACTTTCTCAAATCCTCTATGCTTTTAGTTCTGCTTCAGGCAATAATGGATCTGCCTTTGCTGGATTTGGAGCAGATACCATGTGGGGGAATTTATCTCTCGGATTTTGTATGTTTGTTGGTCGTTTTAGTGTGATTTATGCAGTCATCATGGTAGCTGCGAGTTTAGGCAGTAAAATCACAACAAAGTCATCAGAAGGAAACTTTCGATTGGATACAGTTTTGTTTGGGGTCCTAAGTTTCAGTGTGATTGTGATTGTTTGTGGTTTGTCTTTTTTTCCAGTGTTGGCTCTTGGTCCGATTTTGGAAGAGTTACTGATGCGAAGTGGAATTTTCTTTTAA
- a CDS encoding potassium-transporting ATPase subunit C: MKSKETHQWEITIRFLFLSIIFLGFLYPLTITGIGGFLFPKQAKGSLIESNGQIVGTELFAKKETSELLFRYRPSAASYSTLPSGASNLSPSSLDLKDLVEERKKELMLMGINPIICQELLYTSGSGLDPHITKECALEQTKHLSSVTGVNLDSLKTLVLQYVESPLFGFIGHGRVNVTKLNQKWKQMQMGTNPK; this comes from the coding sequence ATGAAATCAAAAGAAACACACCAATGGGAAATCACAATTCGATTCCTTTTTCTATCGATCATATTCCTCGGTTTTTTATATCCACTTACCATCACAGGGATTGGGGGATTTCTTTTTCCTAAACAAGCAAAGGGAAGTTTAATCGAATCAAATGGGCAAATTGTGGGAACTGAGCTTTTTGCAAAAAAGGAAACATCCGAGTTATTGTTTCGCTACCGTCCAAGTGCTGCGTCTTATTCTACTCTTCCAAGTGGGGCATCAAATTTAAGTCCTTCCAGTTTGGATTTAAAGGATTTGGTGGAAGAGAGGAAAAAAGAATTAATGTTGATGGGCATAAACCCAATCATATGCCAAGAACTTTTGTATACTTCTGGATCTGGACTTGATCCACATATCACAAAGGAATGTGCTTTAGAACAAACAAAACACTTAAGTTCAGTGACAGGAGTCAATTTGGATTCTCTAAAAACTCTCGTATTACAATATGTGGAATCTCCATTGTTTGGTTTTATCGGGCACGGGCGAGTGAATGTTACCAAATTAAACCAAAAATGGAAACAAATGCAAATGGGAACAAATCCAAAATGA
- the kdpB gene encoding potassium-transporting ATPase subunit KdpB has translation MKSNYFISKELFLSSTGNAFQKFSPKYAFSNPVMATVWIGTLLLFIQILYYLAIGVTLKNEFPIFFWLVLTLLFANFAESVAEGRGKARADDLRKTRSSTLTKKVNTAGDKKFTEITSSELKVGDIVFVEAGFTIPGDGEVVLGIASVDESAVTGESAPVIRESGGDRSAVTGGTKVISDYLYIQITAKPGESFIDKMISMIEGASRQKTPNEIALGILLIALTILFFLGVVTLIPIANFVGNQIGQNWNFDFSVWLALFVCLIPTTIAALLSAIGISGMERLIRYNVIAKSGKAVEAAGDIHVLLLDKTGTITLGNREAHQFYPVDGISEEELADAAQLSSLSDETPEGRSIVVLAKQKYAIRERNLNALDVRWIPFSASTRMSGVEVYEKGVEVRNIRKGAFDSIKKHIESLGGVVSDKNQLMIEQISRKGSTPILVSEGKKLLGVIELKDIVKGGLKERFAYLRRMGIRTVMITGDNPLTAAAIAAEAGVDDFIAEATPEAKLKRIREEQANGYLVAMIGDGTNDAPALAQSDVGVAMNTGTQTAREAGNMIDLDSNPSKLIEIVEIGKQLLMTRGALTTFSIANDVAKYFAILPALFLPLAPLNIMQLSSPDNAILSAVIFNALVIPALIPLSLRGVKYVPKSPDQALLRNFLIYGGGGMVFPFFGIKLIDWILSGGF, from the coding sequence ATGAAGTCTAACTATTTTATTTCAAAGGAATTGTTTCTTTCCTCTACTGGGAATGCATTCCAAAAATTTTCACCGAAGTATGCATTTTCCAATCCAGTGATGGCCACGGTTTGGATCGGAACCTTACTACTGTTCATTCAAATTTTATATTATTTAGCCATTGGAGTTACTCTAAAGAATGAGTTTCCAATTTTTTTCTGGTTAGTATTGACTTTGTTATTTGCCAATTTCGCAGAAAGTGTTGCGGAAGGACGAGGTAAGGCAAGAGCCGATGACCTTCGTAAAACAAGATCTTCTACTCTTACAAAAAAAGTAAACACAGCAGGTGATAAAAAATTTACCGAGATCACATCGAGTGAATTGAAAGTGGGAGACATTGTTTTCGTGGAAGCTGGTTTTACCATTCCCGGAGATGGGGAAGTGGTTTTGGGAATCGCCAGTGTGGATGAATCCGCTGTGACTGGTGAGTCTGCTCCAGTGATCCGCGAAAGTGGAGGCGATCGTTCTGCAGTGACAGGAGGAACGAAGGTCATTTCGGATTATCTTTATATCCAAATCACGGCAAAACCTGGAGAAAGTTTCATTGATAAAATGATTTCGATGATAGAAGGAGCCTCTAGGCAAAAAACACCTAACGAAATCGCTTTGGGAATCTTATTAATCGCTTTAACCATTTTGTTTTTTTTAGGTGTCGTCACGTTGATACCGATTGCGAATTTTGTGGGAAATCAAATTGGTCAAAACTGGAATTTTGATTTTTCAGTTTGGCTTGCCTTGTTTGTTTGCCTAATACCAACAACGATCGCTGCCTTGTTAAGTGCGATAGGGATTTCTGGTATGGAAAGACTCATTCGGTACAATGTCATTGCTAAAAGTGGAAAAGCTGTGGAAGCAGCAGGCGACATCCACGTCCTATTACTTGACAAAACAGGAACAATTACATTGGGCAATAGGGAAGCACATCAATTTTATCCTGTTGATGGTATTTCGGAAGAGGAACTCGCTGATGCCGCCCAACTTTCTTCCTTATCCGATGAAACACCAGAAGGACGTTCGATTGTCGTTTTGGCCAAACAAAAATACGCAATCAGAGAAAGAAACTTAAATGCATTAGATGTTAGGTGGATTCCATTTTCAGCATCAACAAGGATGAGTGGTGTGGAAGTATATGAAAAAGGAGTGGAAGTTCGAAACATTCGAAAAGGTGCGTTTGATTCTATCAAAAAACATATCGAATCATTGGGTGGAGTGGTTTCAGATAAGAACCAATTAATGATTGAACAAATTTCTAGAAAAGGGAGTACACCAATCCTCGTCTCCGAGGGAAAAAAATTACTCGGAGTGATTGAACTCAAGGACATTGTGAAGGGTGGTTTAAAGGAAAGGTTTGCCTATCTAAGGAGAATGGGGATTCGCACTGTGATGATCACAGGAGATAACCCACTTACTGCAGCTGCAATTGCTGCTGAAGCAGGTGTTGATGATTTTATCGCAGAAGCCACTCCAGAAGCCAAGTTAAAACGAATCCGAGAAGAACAAGCAAACGGGTATTTGGTGGCAATGATTGGAGATGGTACAAATGATGCACCTGCTCTGGCCCAATCAGATGTGGGAGTCGCCATGAACACAGGTACCCAAACAGCAAGAGAAGCAGGTAATATGATCGATTTGGATAGTAATCCAAGTAAACTGATTGAAATTGTTGAAATTGGGAAACAACTTCTCATGACAAGAGGTGCACTCACAACGTTTAGTATCGCAAATGACGTTGCCAAATACTTTGCAATCCTGCCTGCCTTGTTTTTACCTTTGGCTCCTTTAAATATCATGCAATTGTCTAGTCCAGACAATGCGATTCTTTCGGCAGTGATTTTTAATGCTTTGGTAATTCCAGCACTCATTCCACTTTCACTCCGTGGAGTTAAGTATGTTCCCAAATCACCGGACCAAGCTCTACTAAGGAACTTTCTAATCTATGGAGGTGGTGGTATGGTGTTTCCTTTTTTTGGTATCAAATTGATCGATTGGATTTTATCAGGAGGATTTTAA